Genomic segment of Synechococcus sp. A18-25c:
TATGGTTCGTCCACCAGGTGCTTCTACGCAAAGTGTTAGGTAGCTCCCGCCCCCGCCCGCCAAGCGTTCCAGCTCTTTTTCAGAAAGCTCTAAAGGCTCGCCTGAAGCCAAGTCTTCAGCAGAAATCATAAAACCAGCCTCTTTCGCAATCGCTAGAACTGCGTCTGAATCAGCAGCAGCTTTGAGCTTCTCCTGAAGGCTGGTGTCGCCTTTGATCTTCTCTAGAAATGCCTTGAGTTGCTCTTCTGACATGGGAGGGCGTGGAGCTACAGCCTGTTTATAGCGACGGTCTCCTGAGATGTCTGTAGCCAACAAAAAAGCCCGCTAAGAGTGCAGGCGATGGTGCCAGGTATTGGAGGCTGATATGGATTATTTCTCTTCTTTCTTGATTATTTCATCC
This window contains:
- a CDS encoding Nif11-like leader peptide family natural product precursor — translated: MSEEQLKAFLEKIKGDTSLQEKLKAAADSDAVLAIAKEAGFMISAEDLASGEPLELSEKELERLAGGGGSYLTLCVEAPGGRTIVAGDTCCSGYDRGYSLNGTVKGCPSW